One Euphorbia lathyris chromosome 1, ddEupLath1.1, whole genome shotgun sequence DNA segment encodes these proteins:
- the LOC136210946 gene encoding protein RADIALIS-like 6 translates to MASNSMSWTSKQNKQFEKALALYDKDTPDRWQNVAKAVSGKSPEEVKRHYDILIKDLREIESGRVPFPHYK, encoded by the coding sequence ATGGCATCGAATTCAATGTCATGGACAAGTAAGCAGAACAAGCAGTTCGAAAAGGCCCTGGCTTTATACGACAAGGACACGCCTGATCGGTGGCAGAATGTAGCCAAAGCTGTGTCCGGCAAATCTCCCGAGGAAGTTAAGAGACATTACGACATTCTTATCAAGGATTTGAGAGAAATTGAATCCGGCCGTGTGCCTTTTCCTCATTATAAGTAA